The sequence below is a genomic window from Bosea sp. F3-2.
CAGCGACAGCAATCACGCTTCTCCACCTGCACAGCTTATCTTTGAAACGTTCGAGCCGCGGCTGCTGCTGGCTGCGGATCCCCTCGGCATTACGGCCGGCTACGCCTTCGACGAAGTTTCTGGCACCGCAGCGGCGGACGCGTCGGGCCATGGCATCTCCGGTACGCTTACGAACGGCCCGACTTTCGCGGCGGGAAAGTACGGAAACGCTGTGGCGCTCGATGGCGTGAATGATTTCGTGAATCTCGGAAACCCGACTGCGCTGCAATTCACCGGCAGCATGACCGTCAGCGCCTGGGTCTATGTCAGCTCGTTTCCCTCCGATGACGCGGCGGTTGTATCCAAGCGCACCTCCGGCGAATCCGGGTACCAGCTCGATATCACCAAGGATACAGGCCCTCGCACCATCGGCTTCAAGCTCACGACCAACTCTGGCGGGGCGATGTTTCGCTACGGCGCGACGCCGCTGCAGCTCAACACCTGGTATCATATCGCCGGCGTCTACAATGCCACCAACCAGACGCTGGACGTCTATCTCAACGGTACTCTCGACAACGGCCAGCTGACCGGTACCGTCAGCAATTCCCAGCAGAATTCGACGGCGAACGTGAACATTGGTCGTCGCGCAGGCAATGCAGGCTTCGAGTTCCCCGGACGGATAGACGATGTCCGCATCGCCGATCACGCGCTCACGCAGGCGCAGATCCAGACGGACATGATAACCCCGCTGGGGGGAACCACACCGCCGCCACAGGATACGGCCCCACCGACCGTTGCGCTCACGCCGCCGGCATCGATCCTCTCGAAAACGGTGAACCTTGCAGCCACGGCCTCCGACAATGTTGGCGTGGTCGGCGTGAAGTTCTTGCTTGATGCCAACACTGCGATCGGATCCGAGGATACCACGTCACCTTATGGCGTTTCCTGGAATACGACGACAGTATCGAACGGCCCCCACACCATTGCTGCACAGGCGCGCGACGCTGCCGGCAACATCACCACATCGACTGTAGCTACAGTTACCATCGACAACCAGGCGCCGACCGGTGCCGTCGTCATCAACGGAGGAGCGGCCGCGACCAACACCACGACCGCCACGCTTGCGCTGACCGCGACCGACGCGGTCACCTCGGTCACGCAAATGCGCTTCTCTAACAATGGCACCTCATTTTCGACCGCTGAGGCGTTCGCATCCACCAAGACATGGACGCTCTCTAGCGGAGCCGGCACCAAGACCGTCTATGTCCAGTTTGCAGATGCCGCGGGCAACTGGTCGACCGCCGCCACCGATACCATCATCCTCGATACGACGGCCCCAACGATTTCGGCGCAGACCGCAACCAACATCACCGGCAATTCGGCGCAGATCACATGGACGAGCAACGAGGTTGCGACTTCACGCGTCGAATACGGACTCACGACAAATTATGGCACGACGACGACGCTTGATCCGACCTTGGTGACAGCGCACAGCGTCGCGCTCAGCGGTCTTGCCTCCAACACCACCTATAATTATCGCGTCCGCTCGATCGACGCCGCCGGAAACGAAGCGATCAGCGCGAACAGCACATTTAAGACCGCCGCTGCGTCAGATGCGACGCCCCCCTCAGCCACCATCACCGCGCCGACGGGATCTGCGCAGCTCTCCGGCGTGGTGACGATCAGTGCCAATGCATCCGACAACATTGGCGTCGGCGGCGTAACCTTCCTAGTGGACAATGTCGCGATCGGCGGAGGCGAGGACAAGACGGCTCCGTATAGCGTCAGTTGGGACACAACTACTGTTGCCAACGGAGCGCACACAATCGTCGCGCGCGCGCGCGACACATCCAACAACACCGCGGACTCCACACCTGTCACGGTGACGGTATCCAACACGCAGATCGCCGGTATAGCCGTGGCCTACTCTTTCGATGAGGGAGTTGGCGCGACAGCCAACGATTCCTCTGGCCAGGGAAATACAGCGACGCTGGCCAATGGCGTTGCCTGGGTGGCGGGCCAGCATGGCAAGGCCGCGAGCTTCGACGGCGTCAACGACTACATCACGATCCCGAATTCCACCTCGACCAATATTTCTGGCAACGCGCTGACATTGTCGATGTGGATCAATCCCCAACCGCTGGCGAGCGGTGATTCAGTCGTGATCGGGAAATTCTGGAATACGACAATGTCCTCGCCTTACTATCAGTATGGCCTGGAGCTTGGCGGCGGCAACAGAACCGACTTTTACATAGGGACAAGCAGTGGGCCGCGCATCGCCGCGGCGGGCACCACGTTACCGTTCAATCAGTGGACCCATCTTGCCGTCACGTTCGATGGCTCGCAGGTGCGGACCTATGTCAACGGCACCCTCGTCAACACGCAGGCGCTCTCCGCATCGATCACGGCTCGCGGCAACGCCATGAATATCGGAGCGGATGCCTCGACCGCGCAATTCCAGAAGGGATTGCTTGATGATTTGCGGATCTACAATCGCGTGCTCACGCAGACGCAGATTCAGTCGGATATGACCACAGCCGTCGGCGGCCCGGTTGCCGGATCGCCGCAGGTGTCGATTGATGTCCCGGCCAACGGCGCCCAAGTGAGCGGCATCGTCAATGTGACAGCCAACGCAACCGACGACACCGGCATCGCCAACGTTCAGTTCTACGTCGACAATGTGGCGACAAGCTCGCCCGATACGACAGCGCCCTACACGCTTGCGTGGGACACCCGCGCGGTAAGCAACGGTGCACATGTGTTGACGGCCATCGCGACCGATCTGGACGGCCATTTTACGACATCCGCTTCCGTCAGCGTTACCGTCGCCAATGCGAGCTTCTTCCAGAACGAAATACTGGCGACCGGCTTCAATCTTCCCACCGCGATGAAATTCTTGCCCGACGGCCGCATGCTGGTGGCGGAGTTGGCGGGGACGATCAAAGTCGTGCCGGCACCCTATACGCAGCCTGACCCGACGCCTTTCCTGCAATTGACGAACGTCGCTCCAATAGGCACCGAAGTCGACTATGGAATTCTGGATCTGGCGCTCGATCCGAACTTCAGCACCAACCACTATTATTATGTCTTCTATACAGCTGCGTCGCCGCATCGTGATCGCCTGTCGCGCTTCACTGCGAATGCGTCTCTCACCGGCACGATTGCGGGAAGTGAATTGGTCCTCTACCAGGACCCGAATGACGACGTCGACGCGCAAGACCATCGCGGCGGCGCGATCAATTTTGGTAACGATGGAAAAATCTACCTAACGACGGGTGACCACTACTACGCCCCGGGTGACTCGCAACTTCTCACCAGTCCACGCGGGAAGATTTTGCGGATCAATCCGGACGGCACCGTCCCGACTGACAATCCGTTCTATGACGGAAGCGGTCCCAATTACGACGCGATATGGGCGCTGGGACTGCGCAATCCCTACCGGGCTTACTACGACGCGCCGACAGGCCGACTACTGATCGGCGACGTTGGCGGGAATGATTACGGCACTGCGATCGAAGAAGTTGATATAGGGGCAAGAGGCGCGAACTACGGCTGGCCGAACATCGAAGCGCCGAACGGCAATCCCGCCTATACCGCGCCAGCTTACTACTATCCCCACAATGGACGCGATTCATCCATCACGGGCGGGTTCGTCTACCATGGCACTCAGTTTCCGAGCAGCTACCAGGGAAGCTACTTCTTCGCTGATTACACGCAGAATTGGATTCGCCGCCTGACCTTCGATGGCAACGGCAATGTCAACGGCGTCTTCAATTTCGAGCCCGCGAATGGAGCGCTCGACGGCCCTTATGGCGACATCGTGTATTTGACTGAAGGCCCGGACGGCGCCCTCTACTATATCGATCTCGGTTTCACCGAGTTGAACAATACATACGGTGTCAGCAAGATCCACCGCATCAGCTACATCAGTGACGACCTGCCGCCGGTCGTGTCTGCTTCTGCCACTCCAACCACAGGACCGACGCCGCTCACCGTCAATTTCTCGAGTGCCGGCACATCGGATCCTGAAGGAAAGCCGCTTACCTATGCGTGGAATTTCGGGGACGGAACGAATTCGAGCGCAGCCAACCCGACGCACACCTATAGTGTTGCCGGCCCCTATCAGGCCCGGCTTACTGTCTCAGACGGCGTGAACTCCACCCTTTCAGCGCCATTGAGCATCAGCGTCGGAAATCGTCCGGTCGTAACCCTCACCACCACTCCGTCCGATGGTGCATTGTTCAGGGCGGGTGACGTCATCTCGTTCAGCGGCACCGCGACCGACGCCGAGGACGGCACACTGCCGGCTAGCGCCTACACCTGGAATATCGACTTCCTCCACGAAGGCCATGTTCATCCGGGCGCTCCCATCACCGGTGTAACCAGCGGCACGCTCACGATCCCGACCTCTGGGCACGACTTCAGCGGCTTCACGCGATATCGCATCACACTGACAGTCACCGATACCAGCGGGCTGCAATCGGCT
It includes:
- a CDS encoding LamG-like jellyroll fold domain-containing protein, whose product is MSSPVGLFNRVTRRFANRRARRASSDSNHASPPAQLIFETFEPRLLLAADPLGITAGYAFDEVSGTAAADASGHGISGTLTNGPTFAAGKYGNAVALDGVNDFVNLGNPTALQFTGSMTVSAWVYVSSFPSDDAAVVSKRTSGESGYQLDITKDTGPRTIGFKLTTNSGGAMFRYGATPLQLNTWYHIAGVYNATNQTLDVYLNGTLDNGQLTGTVSNSQQNSTANVNIGRRAGNAGFEFPGRIDDVRIADHALTQAQIQTDMITPLGGTTPPPQDTAPPTVALTPPASILSKTVNLAATASDNVGVVGVKFLLDANTAIGSEDTTSPYGVSWNTTTVSNGPHTIAAQARDAAGNITTSTVATVTIDNQAPTGAVVINGGAAATNTTTATLALTATDAVTSVTQMRFSNNGTSFSTAEAFASTKTWTLSSGAGTKTVYVQFADAAGNWSTAATDTIILDTTAPTISAQTATNITGNSAQITWTSNEVATSRVEYGLTTNYGTTTTLDPTLVTAHSVALSGLASNTTYNYRVRSIDAAGNEAISANSTFKTAAASDATPPSATITAPTGSAQLSGVVTISANASDNIGVGGVTFLVDNVAIGGGEDKTAPYSVSWDTTTVANGAHTIVARARDTSNNTADSTPVTVTVSNTQIAGIAVAYSFDEGVGATANDSSGQGNTATLANGVAWVAGQHGKAASFDGVNDYITIPNSTSTNISGNALTLSMWINPQPLASGDSVVIGKFWNTTMSSPYYQYGLELGGGNRTDFYIGTSSGPRIAAAGTTLPFNQWTHLAVTFDGSQVRTYVNGTLVNTQALSASITARGNAMNIGADASTAQFQKGLLDDLRIYNRVLTQTQIQSDMTTAVGGPVAGSPQVSIDVPANGAQVSGIVNVTANATDDTGIANVQFYVDNVATSSPDTTAPYTLAWDTRAVSNGAHVLTAIATDLDGHFTTSASVSVTVANASFFQNEILATGFNLPTAMKFLPDGRMLVAELAGTIKVVPAPYTQPDPTPFLQLTNVAPIGTEVDYGILDLALDPNFSTNHYYYVFYTAASPHRDRLSRFTANASLTGTIAGSELVLYQDPNDDVDAQDHRGGAINFGNDGKIYLTTGDHYYAPGDSQLLTSPRGKILRINPDGTVPTDNPFYDGSGPNYDAIWALGLRNPYRAYYDAPTGRLLIGDVGGNDYGTAIEEVDIGARGANYGWPNIEAPNGNPAYTAPAYYYPHNGRDSSITGGFVYHGTQFPSSYQGSYFFADYTQNWIRRLTFDGNGNVNGVFNFEPANGALDGPYGDIVYLTEGPDGALYYIDLGFTELNNTYGVSKIHRISYISDDLPPVVSASATPTTGPTPLTVNFSSAGTSDPEGKPLTYAWNFGDGTNSSAANPTHTYSVAGPYQARLTVSDGVNSTLSAPLSISVGNRPVVTLTTTPSDGALFRAGDVISFSGTATDAEDGTLPASAYTWNIDFLHEGHVHPGAPITGVTSGTLTIPTSGHDFSGFTRYRITLTVTDTSGLQSAQSATVFPDKVNLTFNSTPGGLPIYLDGIAHTTPFTYDTLIGFQHDIEARNTTIGTTNYTFASWSDGGTQDHVIAVPVGGASFSATYNAVTAPVPLAFVQVSAATPQTNQTQVPVTYAGAQVAGDTNILVIGWNNTTSNISSVTDSAGNVYQLAVPTARGSGISQAIYYAKNIKAAAAGTNTVTVTFNASTQFVDVRALEYSGLDPVNPFDAGASASGTSNSANSGAVSTTAARELIVGAGTTTGGFSAAGSGFTTRIITSPDLDIAEDRFVTTTGSYSATASLSGSAAWVMQVATFKATG